A window of the Methanoregula sp. genome harbors these coding sequences:
- a CDS encoding DUF1922 domain-containing protein — protein sequence MYLVIRCPSCSTFTYVDHFQKWKLCPQCGHAHEVVKTPAYLEVQDFHEAEHIVKQMQKHLHSTKKKDFTPEETAELRHHYTEALRKRVKNHHAH from the coding sequence ATGTACCTCGTCATCCGGTGCCCATCCTGCAGTACCTTTACGTACGTGGACCATTTCCAGAAATGGAAACTCTGTCCCCAGTGCGGGCATGCGCATGAAGTGGTAAAGACACCCGCGTACCTTGAGGTACAGGATTTCCACGAGGCCGAACATATTGTTAAACAGATGCAAAAGCACCTCCACTCAACAAAGAAAAAGGATTTCACTCCCGAAGAAACTGCCGAGCTCCGCCACCATTATACCGAGGCGCTGCGAAAACGGGTTAAAAACCATCACGCCCACTAA
- a CDS encoding amidohydrolase family protein — protein MKKTLQQISGQALVGDELTLAPVDIIIENGLITAIEENARAPECWICPALFNAHTHLGDTVAMDCGATGDLTALVTPPHGLKHTLLAAASRNDLIRGMRASMQGMIEGGVAGCADFREGGPEGVTALKEAATGLSFLPIIFGREGGENGADGLGISSVRDIKDAEHQVKEARLRGKKIAFHAGERDSGDVDAALAFEPDLIIHATHATKRQLRQCADREIPIAVCPRSNWILGVATTAQKPPLRQMQELGCTLYLGTDNVMFVHPDMFSEMAFVSTIYGMDPKNLLRSAVQGSALTGSSFFIRKGARANLMLIDPTRSALHFSRDPVASITKRAPGCHIVHNVLNL, from the coding sequence ATGAAAAAAACCCTTCAGCAGATCTCCGGACAAGCGCTGGTTGGCGACGAGCTCACGCTGGCTCCCGTCGACATTATCATAGAAAACGGTCTTATCACGGCAATTGAGGAAAATGCCCGTGCGCCAGAATGCTGGATCTGTCCGGCCTTATTCAATGCACATACGCACCTGGGCGATACGGTGGCCATGGATTGTGGTGCAACCGGGGATCTCACGGCTCTCGTTACTCCCCCGCATGGGCTGAAGCATACCCTGCTTGCCGCAGCGTCCCGAAACGATCTTATCCGGGGAATGCGGGCAAGTATGCAGGGAATGATTGAAGGAGGAGTTGCCGGCTGTGCTGATTTTCGTGAGGGGGGTCCGGAAGGGGTTACTGCACTCAAAGAAGCTGCAACCGGGCTCTCGTTCCTCCCGATAATCTTTGGACGTGAGGGCGGGGAGAATGGTGCGGATGGATTGGGAATCAGTAGCGTTCGTGATATAAAAGATGCAGAACACCAGGTAAAAGAGGCAAGACTGCGGGGAAAAAAGATTGCATTTCATGCCGGAGAGCGGGATTCCGGTGATGTCGATGCGGCACTGGCATTTGAGCCGGATCTGATCATCCATGCCACGCATGCAACAAAACGCCAGCTCCGCCAGTGTGCGGACCGGGAAATTCCTATTGCGGTCTGCCCGCGATCAAACTGGATCCTGGGGGTGGCAACAACTGCACAGAAACCTCCTTTACGACAGATGCAGGAACTCGGCTGTACTCTTTACCTTGGTACGGACAATGTCATGTTCGTCCACCCGGATATGTTCTCTGAAATGGCGTTTGTTTCAACCATTTATGGCATGGATCCCAAAAACCTGCTTCGTTCAGCAGTACAGGGTTCGGCGCTAACGGGGTCATCTTTTTTTATCCGGAAAGGGGCACGGGCAAATCTTATGCTGATCGACCCGACCCGCTCTGCGCTGCATTTCAGCCGCGATCCGGTCGCATCTATCACAAAAAGAGCCCCCGGCTGCCATATTGTCCATAACGTTTTAAATTTGTAA
- a CDS encoding preprotein translocase subunit Sec61beta → MAKKQGGRLLSSAGLVNYYESEDRRAIHIDPLIVMGVSAGIGIIIMIMNYIY, encoded by the coding sequence ATGGCAAAGAAGCAAGGTGGAAGATTATTATCATCAGCAGGTCTCGTTAACTATTATGAGAGCGAAGACCGGCGGGCAATTCATATCGATCCTCTCATCGTTATGGGTGTGTCAGCAGGGATTGGAATTATTATCATGATTATGAACTATATCTACTAA
- a CDS encoding universal stress protein: MFTNILVAIDGSEVSDRALARAVDEARIWNAKIHAIYVVETGLFSSLPNDNTVEIMYRVLEKEGQDKLASAKAFAATQGVSLTTHMKQGHAGSEVVTLAEREKCDIIVVGSHGKSNADKLLIGSVSSFVVSHSSIATLVVRS; encoded by the coding sequence GTGTTTACTAATATTCTCGTTGCAATAGATGGCTCTGAAGTGAGCGATCGGGCATTGGCCCGGGCTGTTGATGAGGCACGAATCTGGAATGCAAAGATTCATGCGATTTATGTGGTAGAGACGGGGCTTTTTTCCTCCCTTCCGAACGATAATACTGTGGAGATAATGTACCGTGTTCTTGAAAAAGAAGGACAGGATAAACTTGCTTCAGCAAAAGCATTTGCCGCAACACAGGGCGTTTCCCTTACCACGCATATGAAACAGGGTCACGCCGGCAGTGAGGTGGTAACCCTTGCAGAACGGGAAAAATGCGATATCATCGTTGTTGGATCCCATGGCAAGAGTAATGCTGATAAGCTGCTCATCGGCAGTGTCAGCTCATTTGTTGTTTCCCATAGCTCAATCGCAACTCTGGTGGTGAGATCATAA
- a CDS encoding CBS domain-containing protein encodes MLVKDYMTSDVVHVEIPGNRDDVLKILKRTGISGVPVIKNKKIVGIITRKDLLRKPEETQLGLLMTAKPISIEPDANIRQAAHLLVKHRIRRLPVVEDGHLIGLLSVSDLIHAIAQMKIKDEIKTAYTSTTFALWEETPLPVVGRIMEISGVDAIPILDNENKLQGIISERDLIRSSSIEDSVGVSDFSNGTDDDEWTWESIRDNHTISFGISKVQLPNRPVKLAMVKNVVAVPHNAEVSECALKMRRARVDQLPVINGDKHLVAMLFDRELIRALCSEGSE; translated from the coding sequence ATGCTTGTCAAAGACTACATGACTTCAGACGTTGTCCATGTTGAGATTCCTGGCAACCGCGATGATGTATTAAAAATTTTAAAGCGCACGGGGATTTCCGGTGTACCGGTCATCAAGAACAAGAAGATCGTCGGTATCATAACAAGAAAAGATCTGCTGCGAAAACCCGAAGAGACCCAGCTGGGGCTTCTCATGACGGCAAAGCCTATCAGTATCGAACCCGATGCAAATATCCGTCAGGCTGCACATCTTCTCGTCAAGCACCGTATCCGGAGACTGCCGGTGGTTGAGGATGGTCACCTGATCGGTCTTCTTTCGGTATCCGATCTCATTCATGCAATCGCCCAGATGAAGATCAAGGATGAGATCAAGACTGCCTACACGAGCACGACATTTGCTCTCTGGGAAGAGACACCGCTCCCGGTTGTCGGAAGAATCATGGAAATCTCCGGAGTCGACGCAATCCCCATCCTTGATAATGAAAACAAACTGCAGGGTATCATTTCGGAACGCGATCTCATAAGGAGTTCCAGTATTGAAGATTCCGTTGGCGTGAGTGATTTCTCAAATGGGACCGATGACGATGAATGGACCTGGGAGAGTATACGGGACAACCACACGATCAGTTTCGGCATATCAAAAGTCCAGCTTCCCAACCGTCCGGTAAAACTGGCAATGGTCAAGAATGTGGTTGCCGTTCCGCACAACGCCGAAGTCAGCGAATGTGCCCTGAAGATGCGCAGGGCAAGAGTGGATCAGTTACCCGTTATTAACGGAGATAAACACCTTGTCGCCATGCTCTTTGATCGGGAACTTATCCGGGCCCTCTGTAGTGAAGGGTCTGAATAA
- a CDS encoding coenzyme F420-0:L-glutamate ligase yields the protein MKNIQVMGVQGLPLIHAGDDIAAMICQRMPLQDGDILCIASTIYSKAKGHTQKLSSIVPSKRAERLGKLNGEDPRFVQAVLDASADIIMEHPFILSELAFGHIGVRAGVDQSNIEDGMVIFLPPDPMKASQEIRDEIQAICGKDVGIIITDTCGRSFRRGQTGHAIGWCGFTAIRDFRGDTDLFGHVLKITEEAVADEIAGFANFVMGESNNGVPAVVFRNCPKWTGHDNLYFRSDEDITKKMLKKEWS from the coding sequence ATGAAAAATATTCAGGTCATGGGCGTGCAGGGGCTTCCTCTCATCCATGCGGGCGACGATATTGCTGCAATGATCTGCCAACGCATGCCATTGCAGGATGGAGATATCCTGTGCATTGCATCGACAATCTATTCAAAGGCAAAAGGACACACACAAAAACTCTCATCAATTGTCCCTTCAAAAAGAGCTGAGCGACTGGGGAAGCTGAATGGGGAAGATCCCCGTTTTGTCCAGGCAGTCCTGGATGCATCTGCAGATATCATCATGGAGCACCCGTTTATCCTCTCCGAACTTGCGTTCGGTCATATCGGGGTCCGGGCCGGTGTCGACCAGAGCAATATTGAAGATGGCATGGTTATTTTTCTGCCGCCGGATCCGATGAAAGCGTCCCAGGAAATCCGCGACGAGATACAGGCAATCTGCGGCAAGGATGTCGGCATTATCATAACCGACACCTGCGGGCGCTCATTCCGTCGCGGCCAGACCGGTCATGCGATAGGGTGGTGTGGTTTTACTGCAATCCGGGATTTCCGGGGCGACACGGATCTGTTCGGGCATGTGCTCAAGATTACCGAAGAGGCTGTTGCAGATGAGATCGCAGGTTTTGCCAATTTCGTGATGGGCGAGAGCAACAATGGTGTTCCGGCCGTTGTCTTCCGCAACTGTCCGAAATGGACAGGTCATGACAACCTGTATTTCCGGAGTGATGAGGATATCACCAAAAAAATGTTGAAAAAGGAATGGTCTTAA
- the cobA gene encoding uroporphyrinogen-III C-methyltransferase: MKGKVYLVGSGPGGESLLTQRARNVIDAADVVLFDQLPGEEILASLPARAEKIDCGKYGGKHTLEQDEIEALVVDRAKAGKTVVRLKGGDPFLFGRGGEELETVRAAGIDVEMVPGISSALAVPASVGIPLTHRKYASQVTILTGNEDPTKPEPALDWKLLARSRGTIVILMGVANLGKIAAVLMQNGKSPDMPVAIIERGLRKDRRVTTGSLAAIADAAKKAGVKPPAVIVIGDVVKLYNPANPDLIPVEE, from the coding sequence ATGAAGGGTAAAGTCTATCTGGTGGGCTCCGGCCCCGGTGGCGAAAGCCTGCTCACGCAGCGGGCCCGGAATGTGATCGATGCTGCGGATGTTGTGCTGTTCGACCAGCTCCCGGGTGAAGAGATCCTTGCATCCCTGCCTGCCCGTGCTGAGAAGATCGACTGCGGCAAGTACGGCGGAAAGCATACGCTGGAACAGGACGAGATCGAGGCTCTTGTCGTGGACCGGGCAAAAGCGGGAAAGACCGTAGTCCGGCTGAAAGGCGGCGATCCATTCCTGTTCGGTCGTGGCGGCGAGGAACTCGAGACGGTCCGGGCTGCCGGTATCGATGTCGAGATGGTCCCGGGGATCTCCAGTGCCCTTGCGGTTCCGGCATCCGTGGGAATCCCGCTCACGCACCGGAAGTACGCCTCGCAGGTCACCATCCTGACCGGCAACGAAGACCCGACCAAGCCCGAGCCGGCCCTTGACTGGAAACTCCTTGCCCGGAGCCGGGGAACGATTGTAATCCTGATGGGCGTTGCCAATCTTGGCAAGATTGCCGCGGTCCTCATGCAGAACGGCAAATCTCCGGACATGCCGGTTGCGATCATCGAACGCGGCCTACGGAAAGACCGGCGGGTGACCACCGGGTCGCTGGCAGCCATTGCCGATGCGGCAAAAAAGGCGGGTGTCAAACCTCCGGCCGTGATCGTAATTGGCGATGTGGTGAAGTTATATAATCCGGCAAACCCGGATCTGATACCTGTGGAAGAGTGA
- a CDS encoding DUF2769 domain-containing protein, giving the protein MNENVKTIIEENKKKCICEPCPSYTECMRAGPALLFCVTGKSADCIFERKGCLCPGCPVTTILGLKKAYYCIKGTETEQK; this is encoded by the coding sequence ATGAATGAGAATGTCAAAACGATCATTGAGGAAAACAAGAAAAAGTGTATCTGTGAACCCTGCCCCTCGTACACCGAGTGCATGCGGGCGGGCCCTGCACTGCTGTTCTGCGTGACGGGAAAAAGCGCTGACTGCATCTTTGAGAGGAAGGGGTGCCTCTGCCCCGGCTGCCCGGTAACGACAATTCTCGGCTTAAAAAAGGCATATTATTGCATCAAAGGTACTGAAACGGAACAGAAATGA
- the hemC gene encoding hydroxymethylbilane synthase yields MSIKIGTRGSKLALAQTEMVMKKLSALGIPSEKHIITTQGDTTTQVPLHAIGGQGVFVRALDDAILAGQIDCAVHSMKDIPAYRPHGLFTAAVLKRDSPADYIAHNGPLGNVKILGTSSTRRRAQLLRHDPDLTIKDLRGNVDTRIRKLNEGEYDAIILAEAGLTRLGIRLPGERFPPEKFVPSPNQGTIAVVSRADPSLMEVLSALDHPQTRTDVLIERAVMEQLGGGCFTPLGIYCRAGHLIAEVLSLDGTRTERIETDVTTIEQAREQGRVLKGRAQALIDEAYTQLGLCNEG; encoded by the coding sequence ATGTCGATAAAGATTGGAACCCGTGGCAGCAAACTGGCACTCGCACAGACCGAGATGGTCATGAAAAAACTCTCTGCGCTTGGCATCCCCTCCGAAAAGCACATCATCACCACGCAGGGAGATACAACCACCCAGGTTCCGCTGCATGCGATTGGCGGACAGGGCGTCTTTGTCCGGGCACTTGACGATGCGATCCTTGCCGGTCAGATCGATTGTGCTGTACACAGTATGAAAGATATTCCCGCGTACCGTCCCCACGGGCTTTTTACCGCTGCAGTGCTCAAACGCGATTCCCCGGCGGATTATATTGCCCATAACGGCCCGCTGGGTAACGTGAAAATTCTTGGCACTTCAAGCACCCGGAGGCGTGCCCAGCTGCTTCGGCACGACCCGGATCTCACGATAAAAGATCTCCGGGGCAATGTCGATACCCGAATCCGGAAGCTGAATGAAGGAGAATATGACGCGATCATCCTTGCCGAAGCAGGGCTGACCCGGCTGGGCATCCGGCTTCCCGGTGAACGATTTCCTCCGGAGAAATTTGTCCCGTCCCCGAACCAGGGCACCATCGCGGTCGTGAGCCGGGCAGATCCCTCGCTTATGGAAGTGCTCTCGGCACTCGATCACCCGCAGACACGAACCGATGTGCTGATAGAACGGGCAGTGATGGAACAGCTGGGCGGGGGATGCTTCACACCGCTCGGGATCTATTGCCGGGCCGGTCATCTCATCGCCGAAGTGCTGTCGCTGGACGGGACTCGCACGGAACGGATAGAAACGGATGTGACAACCATTGAGCAGGCACGGGAGCAGGGCAGGGTGCTCAAAGGCAGGGCACAGGCTTTGATCGATGAAGCCTATACACAACTGGGGTTATGCAATGAAGGGTAA
- the hemB gene encoding porphobilinogen synthase yields MFPQRRMRRTRTRHIQPLLRETSLTKNDLIAPLFVNETISSPRPIDAMPGQFNYPIDGIAEVAADLWKRGIRAVLLFGIPLEKDPEACSAHDPEGVVQQAVRRIKAEVPGMVVITDVCACEYTDHGHCGIVGEGRNGLDLLNDPSLELMNRIACSHAESGADIIAPSCMLDGMVGSLRAALDDAGFEDVLIMSYSTKFASALYGPFREAAGSGFSFGDRSTYQIHYGNSREAILESQMDADEGADILMVKPAGFYLDILAEVAGLGLPVAAYQVSGEYSMIKCAAERGWLKEKETVLESLTCIKRAGADLIITYFAADVAGWLDEK; encoded by the coding sequence ATGTTTCCCCAGCGACGGATGAGAAGAACACGTACACGGCATATCCAGCCGCTCCTGCGTGAGACAAGCCTGACAAAGAACGATCTTATCGCTCCCCTTTTTGTCAATGAAACGATCAGTTCCCCCCGGCCGATCGATGCGATGCCCGGCCAGTTCAACTATCCCATCGACGGGATTGCTGAAGTTGCCGCGGACCTGTGGAAACGCGGGATACGCGCTGTACTGCTCTTTGGTATCCCGCTGGAGAAAGATCCGGAAGCGTGCTCGGCTCACGATCCCGAAGGGGTTGTACAGCAGGCAGTCCGCAGGATCAAAGCAGAAGTGCCGGGAATGGTTGTCATCACCGATGTCTGTGCCTGCGAATATACCGATCACGGGCATTGCGGGATTGTCGGGGAGGGCCGGAATGGCCTGGACCTGTTGAACGATCCCTCGCTCGAACTGATGAACCGGATCGCGTGCAGTCATGCTGAGAGCGGGGCAGATATTATTGCACCCTCCTGCATGCTTGACGGCATGGTGGGATCGTTGCGTGCAGCGCTTGACGACGCAGGGTTTGAAGATGTGCTGATCATGTCCTATTCAACCAAGTTTGCCTCTGCACTCTACGGGCCGTTCCGTGAAGCGGCAGGCTCCGGGTTTTCGTTTGGTGACCGCTCCACTTACCAGATCCATTACGGCAACAGCCGGGAAGCGATCCTGGAATCCCAGATGGATGCGGATGAGGGGGCTGACATCCTCATGGTAAAACCCGCGGGATTCTATCTCGACATCCTTGCAGAAGTAGCAGGACTCGGCCTGCCGGTTGCTGCCTACCAGGTCAGCGGTGAATACTCCATGATCAAATGCGCAGCCGAGCGAGGGTGGTTAAAGGAAAAAGAGACGGTGCTGGAGAGCCTGACCTGCATCAAGCGTGCGGGAGCAGACCTCATCATTACCTATTTTGCGGCAGATGTTGCCGGGTGGCTCGATGAAAAATAA
- a CDS encoding glutamate-1-semialdehyde 2,1-aminomutase — translation MKNNSSDLFAIAKTLMPGGVSSPVRAIKPYPFYTAHASGSHLTTVDGDTLLDCCMAYGPLLLGHAAPQVRQAVEAQLDYGWLYGTPSPLEPEFAKMITGDHPGMDMVRFVSSGSEATMAAIRLARGFTGKKDIVKIEGGFHGAHDAVLVKAGSGATTMGVPDSAGVLADLVKHTRQVPYNDPEGLESLLTAHTDVAALIIEPVLGNIGPILPGKNYLGDVREITKAHDVLLIFDEVITGYRLGIGGAQVMYGVRPDLTTLGKIIGGGLPIGAFGGRRDIMQLVAPQGPVYQAGTFSGNPLSLSAGIATLNYLHDNRILYDELDAKTRALEESLKSNHDGSFVRLGSMFKYFFRNKPPKNYREVKECNTDAFGRCWKRMLDAGIFLPPSQFETNFISTAHSDQDLTTLSQAYAKCR, via the coding sequence ATGAAAAATAACAGCAGTGACTTGTTCGCAATCGCAAAGACCCTGATGCCCGGGGGTGTCAGCAGCCCGGTACGGGCAATAAAACCGTACCCGTTTTATACCGCCCATGCAAGCGGTTCGCACCTGACAACCGTTGATGGCGATACCCTGCTCGACTGTTGTATGGCGTACGGCCCGCTCCTTCTCGGGCATGCGGCCCCGCAGGTCCGGCAGGCTGTAGAGGCACAGCTGGATTACGGGTGGCTGTACGGTACCCCTTCACCGCTCGAACCCGAATTTGCGAAGATGATTACCGGCGATCACCCGGGCATGGACATGGTGCGGTTTGTGTCGAGCGGCTCGGAAGCCACGATGGCCGCCATCCGGCTCGCACGCGGGTTCACCGGCAAAAAAGACATCGTGAAGATCGAGGGCGGGTTTCACGGTGCCCACGATGCCGTGCTCGTCAAGGCGGGATCCGGTGCAACCACGATGGGGGTCCCGGATTCCGCCGGGGTTCTTGCCGATCTCGTGAAGCACACCCGGCAGGTGCCCTACAATGATCCCGAAGGTCTCGAATCTCTGCTCACCGCTCATACCGATGTCGCAGCACTCATCATCGAGCCGGTGCTCGGCAACATAGGACCGATCCTGCCCGGGAAAAATTATCTCGGGGATGTCCGGGAGATCACAAAAGCACATGATGTTCTGCTGATCTTCGATGAAGTGATCACCGGCTACCGCCTTGGCATTGGCGGGGCTCAGGTAATGTATGGCGTCCGGCCGGACCTTACTACACTCGGCAAAATTATTGGCGGCGGGCTTCCCATTGGTGCGTTTGGCGGGCGGCGCGATATCATGCAGCTCGTTGCTCCGCAGGGCCCGGTATACCAGGCCGGAACCTTTTCCGGAAATCCGCTCTCGCTTTCTGCCGGTATCGCCACGCTCAATTACCTCCATGATAATCGCATACTCTATGACGAGCTGGATGCAAAAACGCGTGCGCTCGAAGAGTCGCTGAAAAGTAACCACGACGGTTCGTTTGTCCGGCTCGGTTCAATGTTCAAGTATTTCTTCCGCAATAAACCCCCGAAAAATTACCGCGAGGTCAAGGAGTGCAACACTGATGCGTTTGGCAGGTGCTGGAAACGGATGCTGGATGCCGGTATCTTCCTCCCCCCCTCCCAGTTTGAAACCAACTTTATTTCAACAGCGCACAGCGATCAGGATCTGACAACTCTCTCACAGGCGTACGCAAAATGTCGATAA
- a CDS encoding flavodoxin family protein produces the protein MPAPLVGRKFGLNIIPVPDMNACRQIKVLGLSGSSRQQPGMSKSERLLLRALDLYKGNGCETQFLRLKDLVIHDCEGNYSENPDYCTYPCQSSIKYDDDQMQVVYDAVLACDILILATPIRWNNHSALVQKFVERMNCIENQFSWFGRRMITNKVAALIIIGHVDGIQHVAGNLLNFVSWLGFHTPEVAIASWVGENDEDTTKDWGLIENNKYTQEDLQNMANSALRLACALKSHTVEKTGDA, from the coding sequence ATGCCTGCGCCACTGGTTGGAAGGAAATTCGGTCTCAATATCATCCCCGTCCCGGACATGAATGCCTGCCGGCAGATCAAAGTTCTGGGACTGTCGGGTTCGAGCCGGCAGCAGCCGGGAATGAGCAAATCGGAGCGTCTTCTCCTGCGGGCACTTGACCTGTACAAAGGTAATGGATGTGAGACACAATTTCTGCGGCTCAAGGATCTGGTCATCCATGATTGCGAGGGGAACTATTCCGAGAACCCGGATTACTGCACCTACCCGTGCCAGAGCTCGATAAAGTACGATGATGACCAGATGCAGGTAGTCTACGATGCCGTGCTTGCCTGTGACATCCTGATCCTTGCCACCCCGATCCGGTGGAACAATCATTCTGCGCTGGTCCAGAAATTTGTGGAGCGGATGAACTGTATTGAGAACCAGTTCTCGTGGTTCGGCAGGCGCATGATCACGAACAAGGTCGCCGCTCTCATCATCATCGGGCATGTGGACGGTATCCAGCACGTAGCCGGCAATCTCCTGAATTTTGTGTCGTGGCTTGGATTTCATACCCCGGAAGTTGCCATTGCATCCTGGGTGGGGGAGAATGACGAAGACACGACAAAAGACTGGGGATTGATCGAGAATAACAAATACACGCAGGAAGACCTGCAGAACATGGCCAACAGTGCGCTCCGCCTTGCCTGCGCTCTCAAGAGTCATACTGTTGAAAAGACCGGCGATGCATGA
- a CDS encoding phosphate-starvation-inducible PsiE family protein, whose translation MIEIVNKFEKSIYAVLMLLLMVVLIAALFELINAMYITLWLETRYLLIPSEMIAVLGGFLLVLIGVELLDTIKAYFIENVIHVEIIILLAIIAMARKVILLDPSSTDPFGFGFELMGIGVIVVGLGAGYYLIKKAGSLSYPVVKKPE comes from the coding sequence ATGATTGAGATTGTCAATAAATTCGAAAAAAGCATTTACGCGGTGCTCATGCTCCTGCTGATGGTTGTTCTCATCGCAGCTCTTTTTGAGCTTATCAATGCCATGTACATAACGCTCTGGCTTGAAACCCGATATCTCCTTATTCCCTCTGAAATGATCGCGGTACTCGGGGGGTTCCTGCTGGTGCTGATCGGTGTCGAACTGCTGGATACCATCAAAGCATACTTTATCGAAAATGTCATCCACGTAGAGATTATTATCCTGCTGGCCATTATCGCCATGGCACGAAAAGTGATCCTCCTGGACCCCTCGTCTACAGATCCCTTTGGGTTTGGGTTTGAACTGATGGGCATCGGTGTGATTGTTGTGGGTCTTGGTGCGGGGTATTACCTGATCAAGAAAGCGGGTTCATTGAGTTATCCGGTCGTAAAGAAACCTGAATAA
- a CDS encoding NAD(P)/FAD-dependent oxidoreductase has translation MEQYDLTVIGAGPAGLFCAIHAAAPGCRILLLEKMDEPGKKLLLSGSGQCNITHTGEMRDLLSHYGDHGKWLKPALFSFTNKALIAFFENKGLPMMTEENGKIFPETRQSADVLAILLKECAARGVEIRCSEPVTGITRDTERFEIVSSRATYRSTVVVITTGGSSYPKTGSTGDGYRLSTSLGQPVTDTAPALTPLLIRNFPFAALAGISFENMPFTVWRAGKKAGEFKGDVLFTHLGVSGPGILDASRNIQPDDVIKLSFVGAMKREEFTADLSRRVQENRTWQVSTILAGYPIPERLNRKLLKISDIPDDLKCNHFSAELRSRLVTNCTEFPMTVTAPGGFAVAMVTRGGVALDGVNMKTLESNSVPNLYFAGEVLDIDGDTGGYNLQAAFSTGYLAAQGIRKRHAEKRGASGESPPT, from the coding sequence ATGGAGCAGTATGACCTTACCGTGATTGGTGCAGGACCTGCCGGGCTTTTTTGTGCAATTCACGCAGCAGCACCCGGGTGCAGGATCCTTCTTCTGGAAAAGATGGATGAGCCGGGGAAAAAACTCCTGCTTTCAGGATCCGGCCAATGTAATATTACCCATACCGGTGAGATGCGGGATTTACTGTCCCATTATGGCGATCACGGGAAATGGTTGAAACCTGCACTCTTTTCGTTTACGAATAAAGCACTCATTGCATTTTTTGAGAACAAAGGTCTCCCCATGATGACTGAAGAGAATGGCAAAATCTTCCCTGAAACCCGGCAATCCGCAGATGTGCTGGCGATCCTTCTTAAAGAATGTGCAGCGAGGGGAGTTGAGATACGGTGCAGTGAACCGGTTACGGGAATCACCCGCGATACAGAAAGGTTTGAAATTGTATCTTCCCGTGCAACCTATCGTTCTACCGTTGTCGTGATCACGACCGGGGGATCATCCTATCCAAAGACGGGTTCGACCGGCGACGGGTACCGGTTAAGTACATCGCTGGGACAACCGGTTACGGATACTGCACCTGCCCTCACACCGCTCCTGATCCGGAATTTTCCCTTTGCTGCTCTTGCCGGCATCTCGTTTGAAAATATGCCGTTTACGGTCTGGCGGGCCGGGAAAAAGGCTGGAGAGTTCAAAGGAGACGTCCTTTTTACGCACCTTGGCGTATCCGGCCCCGGGATTCTCGATGCATCGCGGAACATCCAGCCGGATGACGTGATCAAACTCTCGTTTGTGGGAGCGATGAAGCGCGAGGAGTTCACTGCGGATCTCAGCCGCCGTGTGCAGGAAAACAGGACCTGGCAGGTCAGCACGATACTTGCGGGATACCCGATCCCGGAGCGTCTCAACCGGAAACTCCTGAAGATTTCAGATATCCCTGATGATCTGAAGTGTAATCATTTTTCCGCAGAACTGCGATCGCGACTGGTCACGAACTGCACAGAATTTCCCATGACCGTTACCGCACCGGGAGGTTTTGCTGTGGCGATGGTAACCCGGGGCGGAGTGGCGCTCGATGGCGTGAACATGAAAACCCTGGAATCGAACAGTGTTCCCAACCTGTATTTTGCCGGAGAGGTGCTGGATATCGATGGCGATACCGGGGGTTATAATTTACAGGCCGCATTCTCGACCGGTTACCTTGCGGCGCAGGGTATCCGGAAACGGCATGCGGAGAAGAGAGGGGCATCGGGAGAATCACCCCCCACTTAA